A single window of Aspergillus puulaauensis MK2 DNA, chromosome 5, nearly complete sequence DNA harbors:
- a CDS encoding uncharacterized protein (COG:S;~EggNog:ENOG410PQDH;~TransMembrane:1 (o441-460i)), with protein MLQETPSPTPKTTHTYARRFGRTFHGLDHLTNASLCSRDLGKVLVDCRLRVSKSQWGCLGVPPAGSSAAIIYMDIAFDQPHNCRLASGTVLVTLDEVTAPAAIDIVHDESLQMTDYYGPKHLSGEARSVAITETVHLTPELNVLGSGASGIGVEREKAASYDSRWSFTGGLMTGRKSSAAYQTLKWELCENDQGGRSSRSNVIHTAFTLQHSKQPFIMRIEIQGRLKRSRDRFRQGIRHLRFPSSQDPDQGKSATLVCPNARIGIDRPLDTLAKGLCSAMERENYARIPVEIPDALPVSFSMDNGAAPTVPQLHLATHTQADQPGRLRVTSDLPSGILLSPDDMASSATTNRSSSVSNFSSAATLIDTIQRGMRDMSPDPYSAILGSAVESLDGTQQERSARKRLLSPQPPSEAPARQDEASKKEPVFDHDENPMLAISKYPVLIFLVNALASILDLVFMQKGPRDALGKDPIVGNKANQDQGSISPGSPYPGQWPQD; from the coding sequence ATGTTGCAGGAaacgccatcaccaacaccaaagaCGACTCATACGTACGCTCGTCGCTTTGGTCGCACCTTCCACGGTCTCGATCATCTCACCAACGCCAGTTTGTGCTCCCGCGATTTGGGAAAGGTGTTGGTTGACTGTCGACTACGTGTTTCAAAGTCGCAATGGGGTTGCCTTGGGGTGCCTCCAGCTGGAAGTTCTGCGGCGATTATCTACATGGATATCGCTTTCGACCAGCCTCATAACTGTCGTCTGGCCAGTGGAACTGTTCTCGTCACCCTTGATGAAGTGACCGCCCCAGCGGCTATAGACATAGTCCATGACGAATCCCTTCAAATGACTGATTACTACGGACCGAAACATCTCAGCGGAGAAGCAAGAAGCGTTGCTATCACGGAAACCGTGCATCTGACACCGGAGTTGAATGTTCTTGGAAGTGGAGCAAGTGGCATTGGCGTGGAACGGGAAAAAGCAGCCAGCTACGACAGCCGTTGGTCATTCACTGGCGGGCTGATGAcaggaagaaagagcagtGCGGCCTACCAGACGCTGAAATGGGAGCTTTGTGAAAACGATCAGGGTGGCAGATCGAGTCGTAGCAACGTTATACATACGGCATTTACCCTGCAGCACAGCAAACAGCCGTTCATCATGCGGATTGAGATTCAGGGCCGACTCAAACGCTCCAGAGATCGCTTCCGCCAGGGCATACGGCACTTGAGGTTCCCGAGCTCTCAGGACCCCGACCAGGGCAAGAGCGCGACTCTGGTGTGTCCCAATGCACGTATCGGGATCGATCGGCCCCTTGATACGCTAGCAAAGGGCCTGTGTAGTGCTATGGAGCGTGAAAATTACGCGAGGATTCCGGTTGAGATACCAGATGCCCTGCCGGTATCTTTTTCCATGGACAACGGAGCTGCGCCAACTGTACCACAACTGCACCTAGCTACTCACACCCAAGCAGATCAGCCTGGCAGATTGAGGGTTACGTCTGATTTACCAAGCGGAATACTACTCTCCCCAGATGACATGGCTTCAAGCGCAACGACCAACAGGTCCTCGAGTGTTTCGAACTTCTCTTCCGCAGCAACTCTGATAGATACCATTCAGCGTGGTATGCGTGACATGTCCCCCGATCCGTATTCCGCTATCCTGGGGAGCGCCGTTGAATCCTTAGATGGTACCCAGCAAGAACGATCAGCTCGGAAACGGCTATTATCGCCGCAGCCACCCTCTGAAGCCCCTGCCAGACAAGACGAAGCAAGCAAAAAGGAACCAGTATTTGACCATGACGAGAATCCAATGTTGGCCATATCTAAATACCCGGTGTTGATATTTCTAGTGAATGCCCTTGCCAGCATTTTGGACTTGGTTTTTATGCAGAAAGGGCCGAGGGATGCCTTGGGAAAAGATCCTATAGTTGGTAATAAAGCAAATCAGGACCAGGGGAGTATTAGCCCAGGGTCACCATATCCAGGGCAATGGCCTCAGGACTGA
- a CDS encoding uncharacterized protein (COG:S;~EggNog:ENOG410PRMG), translating to MDSSTQRERQRNVYGSFPFDNDEPDPSRALVNRRFPPMVEAPFGQNASLGTSREQSTASPPSPQRVTVVGIQDSPTMQNIWNPKSRNDITVHFEMEVGEDLDSWLEEFSRLKRLGHFHAAEQYFEDNLRDFSGILPVAIEYADMLVEQGAYKRLRQFISSHRELLNSVERADPMHSAATLGEAYGKVRLIEQDMRSIAKPSEKPVASLDSSEIQVIRYALRILSKVERETDLVPERQFNYWSNWGHLYRPLVAASQISDARDLIIASIEAEGTPNTWNIMFQMDVHSTHAFNRLLGDWNMAHYDESTYLAILDILVSVICDLCSFSVTLPEREHLTTAERCLQHAHSVAICLKENSPELIKSRPYLRWVLAKSELERKLSPGEVNLHSHLSAFSGLVIWMNSLPIYVPIKSENPLWCPGLGEHEQTPASPNELLEAAVGTACELGDYSTEIACLTELICCSSGALDVLGERFDRIRNLQLNSQGNILDCQQTCLTRYLTTTTNQARRDLVAEIRELKGFKTGDYSLREWCTLVIEDALCFSLGDIVDKSPAVLDEGFSTYLPQYIKDQIIHRGLEKIYSLHLNHDKANSSGTHRSNVRSLSPEPPLAYSRRPSYERVRHRDPRPGVAGMGGEDSGIAPSSEDDLTDTAVIGVSASPRDMRSFSPPRRVLTRRSTVESVSDECDDP from the exons ATGGACTCGTCGACCCAGCGCGAAAGACAACGCAATGTCTATGGCTCCTTCCCCTTTGATAACGATGAACCAGACCCATCTCGAGCGCTGGTCAACAGAAGGTTTCCTCCCATGGTTGAAGCTCCTTTCGGCCAGAATGCATCCCTCGGAACCAGCAGAGAGCAGAGCACTGCATCGCCCCCTTCCCCTCAGAGAGTTACCGTCGTCGGTATACAAGATTCTCCAACTATGCAGAACATTTGGAACCCTAAATCAAGAAACGATATCACCGTCCActttgagatggaggtcGGCGAGGACCTCGATAGTTGGCTGGAGGAGTTCTCCCGTCTCAAGAGGCTGGGCCACTTTCATGCCGCCGAGCAATATTTCGAAGACAACCTACGCGATTTCAGTGGCATTCTACCGGTTGCGATTGAGTATGCCGATATGCTTGTGGAACAGGGTGCCTACAAGCGCCTGCGTCAATTTATATCTTCTCACAGGGAACTACTAAATTCTGTAGAACGAGCTGACC CAATGCATTCCGCTGCCACCCTGGGGGAAGCATATGGCAAAGTGCGATTGATCGAACAAGACATGCGATCCATAGCGAAACCATCGGAAAAGCCGGTTGCGTCTCTAGATTCGTCCGAA ATTCAAGTCATTCGATACGCTTTGAGAATACTATCAAAAGTAGAGAGGGAGACAGACCTCGTCCCTGAGAGACAGTTCAACTACTGGTCGAACTGGGGTCACTTATATAGACCCCTTGTTGCAGCAAGTCAAATATCAGATGCGAGGGACCTCATCATCGCTTCAATAGAGGCTGAAGGTACACCGAATACGTGGAATATCATGTTCCAAATGGATGTCCACTCTACACACGCATTCAACCGCCTCCTCGGTGACTGGAACATGGCACATTATGATGAATCAACATATTTAGCCATTCTTGACATCCTGGTGAGCGTAATATGTGATTTGTGCTCGTTTTCGGTCACCTTACCAGAAAGAGAGCATTTAACTACCGCGGAACGATGTCTACAGCATGCGCACAGCGTGGCTATCTGCCTGAAGGAAAACAGCCCAGAACTGATTAAATCCCGCCCGTATCTTCGTTGGGTTCTGGCCAAGTCTGAGCTGGAAAGGAAACTGAGTCCTGGTGAGGTGAATCTGCACAGTCATCTTAGTGCTTTCTCCGGCTTGGTTATTTGGATGAATAGCCTTCCCATATACGTCCCAATTAAGTCAGAAAACCCGCTTTGGTGCCCGGGTCTAGGAGAACACGAGCAAACCCCAGCTTCCCCAAATGAGCTTTTAGAGGCCGCTGTTGGCACCGCATGCGAGCTGGGAGATTATAGCACTGAGATAGCTTGCCTCACCGAGCTGATTTGTTGCTCCTCTGGTGCACTGGACGTACTGGGAGAGCGGTTTGATCGCATACGGAATCTGCAACTCAATTCGCAAGGCAATATTCTTGACTGCCAGCAGACATGTCTGACGCGGTACCTCACCACTACTACCAATCAGGCACGCCGGGATCTGGTCGCTGAAATCAGAGAACTGAAGGGCTTTAAAACTGGCGATTATTCTCTCAGAGAGTGGTGCACGTTAGTTATAGAGGACGCACTCTGCTTCTCTCTGGGGGACATTGTAGATAAATCCCCGGCCGTCCTCGATGAGGGATTCTCGACCTACCTCCCCCAATACATCAAGGATCAAATCATACATCGGGGGttagaaaagatatatagtcTGCACCTCAACCACGACAAAGCCAACTCAAGCGGTACCCACCGGTCCAACGTACGCAGCTTATCACCTGAGCCACCTTTAGCATACTCAAGACGACCATCATACGAACGCGTGCGACATAGAGATCCAAGACCCGGTGTTGCTGGGATGGGGGGCGAAGACTCTGGCATCGCCCCTTCGAGTGAAGACGACCTGACCGACACCGCAGTCATTGGGGTCTCGGCCTCGCCTCGAGACATGAGATCTTTCAGCCCTCCAAGAAGAGTCCTTACAAGACGTAGCACAGTAGAAAGTGTTAGTGACGAATGTGACGACCCATGA